DNA from Pseudomonadota bacterium:
GCGGATACTATTGCCGCAATGAAAGAAGGTAAGAAGAAAGGCGCCTATACCTTATCGATCTGCAATGTCCTCGGTAGTACCCTTGCAAGGGATGCCGACGGTGTAATATTTACTCACGCCGGTCCTGAAATTGGCGTTGCCTCGACAAAGGCATTTACCACACAGATTTCAGTAATTTTCATGCTGATGCTTTATATGGGCAAAAAGCTGGGGATTATGGATAGTAACAACATCAGGGAGAAAATAAGTGAGATTAAGAAGATCCCTCACAAGGTTCAGGTGATTCTTGATGCATCGAAGACCCTGGAAGAGCTTGCGAGGAAATATATGGGATTCAAAGATTTCCTTTATATTGGAAGGGGAATAAACTATTCAACAGCCCTGGAAGGCGCCCTGAAACTTAAAGAGATTTCATATATCCATGCTGAAGCATACGCAGCAGGGGAGATGAAACACGGTCCTATAGCCCTGATTGACGAGAATTTACCGGTTGTGGTTATATCGCCGGATGACTCGACATATCACAAAACATGCGGTAATATCGAAGAGGTAATGGCAAGGAGAGGGATGGCAATACTTTTCACGGACAAAGATACACATGAAATGGCAGACAGGGCTGATGCCTGCTTTATCGTTCCATCAACCATTTATGAGCTTCAGCCGATCTTATCTGTCCTGCCGCTCCAGCTTCTCGCCTACTATATTGCCAATCTGCTTGGTACTGACGTGGATCAACCCCGTAACCTGGCAAAAAGCGTAACAGTAGAATAAACCGGCTTACAACGTCTTGATTTTTCAGTCTGTGAATGTTACTGTTATCATTGTTAATACTATTCTATTGATTAATGAAAGGTGTTCTTTATGAAGAAATTTAAAGTCCTCGTTACAGACAATATCTCAAAGAAAGGCGTAAATATACTGGAGCGCGAAGGCAATATTAAAGTTGATATAATGGCAGGTATCAAGGCAGATGAACTGAAAAAGATTATTGGCGAATACGATGCAATTCTAACGCGGAGCGGCACGAATGTAACTGAAAGCTTGCTGGAAAACCCCGGCAAACTACGCATTATAGGACGCGCAGGTGTCGGTGTTGATAATATAGATATTGAAGCTGCGAGTAAAAAAGGTATTATCGTTATAAATGCCCCTACCGGCAACACCCTTGCAGCAACAGAGTTGACAATGGGGCATATACTTGCTGCTGCACGAAAGATACCCCTTGCTCATAATTCGCTTAAAGCAGGCAAGTGGGACAGAAAAAGCCTGGGTGTCGAGCTTTATAATAAAGTGCTCGGTGTTGTAGGGCTTGGCAGGATTGGAAGTAATGTTGCCATAAGGGCTAAGAGCTTCGGCGTGAAGGTAATTGCCTATGACCCTTATATTAAAAGGAGCAAGGCTGATGCCCTTGGTGTAATGTTATACGATAAACTGGAAGACTTGCTTAAAGAGGCTGACATAATTACATTCCATACCCCATTGACACCTACTACAAAAAACATGATTACTGCCAAAGAGATTGCTTTCATGAAAGATGGTGTCATTATTATCAACTGTGCAAGGGGCGGAATTGTAAATGAAGACGATCTGTATAATGCTTTAAAATCAGGAAAGATTTTTAGTGCCGGTATAGATGTATTTGTAAAAGAGCCTCCAGAGAACAGCAAACTTCTACAGCTTGATAATTTGTTTGTAACACCGCATATCGGGGCCAACACAACAGAAGGACAGGAGGCAGTTTCCGTAATTATAGCCGAACAGGTTGTCAATGCCCTGAACGACAGGCCATGTCTTAATGCGATTAATATACCCTTCATGAAATCACAGCTTCCTGAAACCATGCAACTCTACTTTAACCTTACCGAAAAAATGGGAAAGTTTGCTGCACAGATTTCAGAAGGAAGACCTGAAATGATAAAGATTATAATGGTAGGTAAAAACTTTGAGGAAGATCTCTGTGAACGGAGATTCGACGTTCCCTTCAGCTACCAGCCTTTTACCATTGCAGGGATCAAAGGATTTTTTGAAGTAAACCATAAGGGGTCTGCCACCTATATTAATGCTCCCTATCTGGCAAAAGATGGAAATATTGACATAGAGGAGACAAAGGCAGCACAGTTTGATAAGTTTAATGATCTTATACTGTTTATCATCAAGACGGACAAAGGTGAAACCTCCATCGGCGGGACGGTATTTCCGGACAAGCTTGGAAGGATTGTTTTGCTTGACCGGTTTCATCTTGATATGGTTCCTGAAGGTTCGTTTTTACATTTTAGAATTTTTGACAAGCCGGGTATTGTCGGAAAAGTAGGGACGATACTTGGAAATAACAATATCAATATTGCAGGTTTTGGTATGTCCCGGCAAAAAAGCGGGGAAGAGGTTGCTTTTGTTTCTGTTGATGACTCTATCAGCAGTGTAGTGCTCGATGAGATATCGAAGATAGACGGGATGATTGAAGCAAAGGTTATACATTTGTAGAATCCCGTAAAGGAGATAGATGAAATACCAAACCGGTGAAGTCGGCAGGGTAATTGTTGCAAGGTTTGAAGATGGCGATGTTATCCTTGACAATATTATCGGGATTGCAAAAAAAGAAGCAATCCGGGCCGGCGTTTTTTATCTTGTCGGCGGAATGAAAAATGCGAAGATCGTTGTGGGCCCTGAAAAAGATGAACTGCCGCCTGTACCGGTATGGCGTGAGATTAAAGAAAGTCATGAGATTGTTGGTATAGGAACGATTTTCTGGCATGGCGAAGAACCGAAGATCCATTTTCACGGAGCCTACGGCAAGCATGACAATGTAAGGGCAGGGTGTCTCAGAGAGACGGCAGATACCTTTATCGTCCTTGAATGTGTAATACTTGAAATAAAAGGTGTAAACGCAACAAGAGAGCTTGACCCTGCATCGGGTATGGTGCTTCTTAATCTGCTGTAATTAAGACCGAGATTTATTTTTAGCTGCCGGGAATACTTCTATCGCAGATTTTCCTTCTAAAGGACACTTGTTTTCACAAATCCCGCAGCCCGTACACAATTCATCAATAACATAAGGTTTCTTCAGGACAATTTGTTTGCCGTTATAGTCTTTTTCCCCGGATAACTCGAACCTTATCGCCTTTTCCGGGATTGGGCAATGTTCTTCACAGACAAGGCAATTGATCTTTTTTGCATAAGGAAGGCAATGGTTTTTATCAAACACAGCAACGCCTATGATGCTTTTTTTCTTTTGTGATAATGGAAGATTAGGAATAGCACCTGTAGGACAGACCTGGCCGCAGAGGTTACAGTTGTATTCGCAATACCCCAGGCGGGGGATTATAACCGGCATAAAAATACCATAGGCGCCTGTCTGAAAGAGGGCAGGGTACAGTGCACTTCTTAGACAGACCTTTATGCATTCGCCGCATCTTACACATTTTTTAAGGAATTCTTTTTCATCAGAAACGCCTGGAGGTCGCAGGCATCTTTCCTGACCCGAGGGCAACTGAAAAGAAAAAACTCTTGAAACAAAAAAGCCTGACAATAGTCCGCCCAGAAAGATTCTTCTTCCTATAACAACAGGCGTTTTTTTTGATTTGGCCGCACTAATGGCCGGGGCTTTGCCAACAAACGGCAATTTTATTGTAAACTTTACCCTTTTAAATTTGCATTTAAGCCTGCAATCCATACAGAGAATGCAATCCTGTTTTTGGAAAACTTCCTCATCAAATCCTGTTGGACAGGTTGTTTTGCATTCCCTGCAATCTTTGCAGAGAATTGACGGAATTCTTTTGAATAAAGCGAAGCTGCCCAGCAGACCCAGAAGTGTACCGAGGGGGCAAAGGTTCTTGCACCAGTTCCTTTTTTCGTATCTTTCGAGGAAAACGATGAAAAGGAAAAATACGAAGGAGATAACGGCAAGGGGATAAAAGGTTTCTCTGAATGGCAGAATGTAGTCCTTCAGGAAGGTATAAACGGGTGCGACATAATCTCTGTTCTCACCTGCCACATAATATAAGCCTGTCCACCCGGCTTTTGCAGTGTATCCCAGGAGAGGGTAAAGAAAAAATGTCAAAGCCCTTACTAGTATGGCAATGGGGTCAAAAATACCCGAAATATTCACGTTAAAAAGTGCAGCAAATAGAAGTGTAAACAGAAAATAATACTTAAATTTTGTCTTTAGTAACCCGATAGGTATGGTTTTTTTAATTTTGTCGGTAACAAGGTCGATAATGGTGCCCAGCGGGCAAATCCATCCGCAGAAAAAGCGGCCGAGCAATACTGAAAAAACCAGCATCAATATTCCCGGTACGAGAAGCAACGTTATTGTTTTTACAGCGAGAAGATAGCTTACAATAATAAGGGGATTGGCCCTGAAAAAACTATTTATTGCAATGGATATCTCATCTTTTCCTCTGTATTCGGTGTTGACAAAAAGGATTAAAAATACTGCCAGGAAGATTAATTGTGAAAGGCGTGACAGAGTAATTTTCATTAATGGCTTCCTGTTTCCTGTTATGTGTTAAGGGTAGCGAGATATGCGTTTCATGCTTTAATGACCTTTATCTTGTTGAGATTCATTTCCCCCAGACCTCTTTTGTATGCGGCAACAGTTGTGGATATATCCTGTGGATTCAGGCCGAAGAGTGTTGTAGCAAAAGCGTCGGCTGCGACTATGTCTGTGGAGGCGATGACCTTATTCAGCACCTTTACGTCATTGAGATTTCCGCCCTGGGGTCCGTGGTTTAAGAGGATACGCGTTGCATCTATGATTGTCAGGTGAGTTTTTACGAAGGCATTCATATCAGAGAGAGCTTCATCTATATTTCTATGAATATACCCCCTGTTGCCTCCCATTATACCCATGATATTTTTTAAGCCGAGGGTGAGACGTGTAAGGTTGTGGTGCTTTGCGATAGGCATGTTGATGAGAACATCGGCAAGGAGCGCTTCATCATAAAGCTCCCATTCTTTCAGAAAAACGCCGTTGATCTTTGTGTTTTTAAACCGCTCGCTTTCAACGTATTTGAGCTCAACATTTTTTAAACCCTTCAATGCTGCATTAATGCCGCTGTTTTCGTAACATCTCCTTGAATCGTTACAGGTATTATCAAAGACTTTAACCTTCTTTGCACCGGCTTCCAGACAGTCTTCAATAATAGCCTTGATAACTGCAGGGTGGGTGGTTGCCGCGTATTCCGGCCTTCTATCCCAGCCTATGTTCGGCTTGACAACAACTACGTTACCTTTTTTTACAAATTTACCGATACCGCCCAATGCGGCAACAGCATTCCTCGTTATAGCTGCATAGTCTTTACCTTCTGCAACTGCCAGGACAGGAGGTTCTTTTGCGAAGATATTTTTGTAGAATCCGCTGAAAAGTACGGATAATGCTGCAAACCTCAAAAACTCCCTTCTTTTCATAAGGATAATTTTAACTATTCTGTGCGGTTTGTCAACTGTAGTGTTATAATTAATATATGGACAGGCGTGATTTCATAAAATTTATATCCGTACTGGGGATAGGCTTTATGCTTCCGCACTCCACGCTTACAGCAAAGGAGATTGAGAAGGTACTGGAAAACGAGGACAGGGAAGGGTTTTATATCAGGTTTTATAAGCCCTTTAAACCTGTTGACCCTGATAGATGGACGCTAAAAGTCGGCGGTTTGTGTGAAAACCCGAAGGCGTTCAACCTTTCCGATATAAAAAGACTCAGGAAAGATACTCAAGTTTCGCGGATGAAATGTGTGGAATCGTGGTCAAGCAAAGCAAAATGGGGAGGCTTCAGGTCGAAGACGCTTTTTGATATTGTAAAGCCTGGAAAAGAGGCAAAGTTTGTATATTTTTATTCAGCAGATGACTATTATGAGTATATTTCCATTGATGATCTTTTAAAACAACGGGTGATTTTTGTCTACGAGATGAACGATAAATTACTTCCTGATATACACGGCGGCCCGTTGAGGCTGATAATGCCCTTCAAGTACGGATACAAAAGCGTGAAGACTATTATAAGTCTTGATTTTGTGAAGGAGGAAGGCACAGGCTTGTGGTCTAAGTATGGCTACTCCAGGGATGCAACCATTAAAACCGGTGAAGATCACGCCCTTGATTTAGGAGAGTACAGGACGCTGAAAAAAGAGGGCGAACCGGACTATTAACCCATCACCGGCTGAGATCATCCATGTTCCGTTCCATCCTGTAGTAGAGGAGCAGGTCGACAAATTCCCTCGATTCTACAGGATTTCTATCCATATAAAAAAGATGTGAATTGCAGTTGCAGTCCGAAGAGCCGAAGCCCTTTACCTGATCTTGTGAAATCTTAGAGACCGACGCGGCGATTTCGCATTCAAGACGGGAAGACGAGCGTATAGGAAGGGCATGGACAACAGTGGCACGCTCTCTCAGATAATCAATATGCCAGAAGAGATTTTTTCTTTTTCGCTTATGCCTTTCTATCCTTGCGGTAAGGTCTTTCATTGCTGAACCGATGTAAATATAAAAACCCTTTTTAAAAAAGATCATGCCGAGCTTTCCTATCGTAATTTCTTTATCAACATCAAGGTTGAGGATAAGTAAGTAGCTTCCGCAGTCCGCCC
Protein-coding regions in this window:
- a CDS encoding DNA-binding protein; its protein translation is MKYQTGEVGRVIVARFEDGDVILDNIIGIAKKEAIRAGVFYLVGGMKNAKIVVGPEKDELPPVPVWREIKESHEIVGIGTIFWHGEEPKIHFHGAYGKHDNVRAGCLRETADTFIVLECVILEIKGVNATRELDPASGMVLLNLL
- a CDS encoding DUF362 domain-containing protein, whose protein sequence is MKRREFLRFAALSVLFSGFYKNIFAKEPPVLAVAEGKDYAAITRNAVAALGGIGKFVKKGNVVVVKPNIGWDRRPEYAATTHPAVIKAIIEDCLEAGAKKVKVFDNTCNDSRRCYENSGINAALKGLKNVELKYVESERFKNTKINGVFLKEWELYDEALLADVLINMPIAKHHNLTRLTLGLKNIMGIMGGNRGYIHRNIDEALSDMNAFVKTHLTIIDATRILLNHGPQGGNLNDVKVLNKVIASTDIVAADAFATTLFGLNPQDISTTVAAYKRGLGEMNLNKIKVIKA
- a CDS encoding molybdopterin-dependent oxidoreductase, whose translation is MDRRDFIKFISVLGIGFMLPHSTLTAKEIEKVLENEDREGFYIRFYKPFKPVDPDRWTLKVGGLCENPKAFNLSDIKRLRKDTQVSRMKCVESWSSKAKWGGFRSKTLFDIVKPGKEAKFVYFYSADDYYEYISIDDLLKQRVIFVYEMNDKLLPDIHGGPLRLIMPFKYGYKSVKTIISLDFVKEEGTGLWSKYGYSRDATIKTGEDHALDLGEYRTLKKEGEPDY
- a CDS encoding 4Fe-4S binding protein; the encoded protein is MKITLSRLSQLIFLAVFLILFVNTEYRGKDEISIAINSFFRANPLIIVSYLLAVKTITLLLVPGILMLVFSVLLGRFFCGWICPLGTIIDLVTDKIKKTIPIGLLKTKFKYYFLFTLLFAALFNVNISGIFDPIAILVRALTFFLYPLLGYTAKAGWTGLYYVAGENRDYVAPVYTFLKDYILPFRETFYPLAVISFVFFLFIVFLERYEKRNWCKNLCPLGTLLGLLGSFALFKRIPSILCKDCRECKTTCPTGFDEEVFQKQDCILCMDCRLKCKFKRVKFTIKLPFVGKAPAISAAKSKKTPVVIGRRIFLGGLLSGFFVSRVFSFQLPSGQERCLRPPGVSDEKEFLKKCVRCGECIKVCLRSALYPALFQTGAYGIFMPVIIPRLGYCEYNCNLCGQVCPTGAIPNLPLSQKKKSIIGVAVFDKNHCLPYAKKINCLVCEEHCPIPEKAIRFELSGEKDYNGKQIVLKKPYVIDELCTGCGICENKCPLEGKSAIEVFPAAKNKSRS
- the serA gene encoding phosphoglycerate dehydrogenase is translated as MKKFKVLVTDNISKKGVNILEREGNIKVDIMAGIKADELKKIIGEYDAILTRSGTNVTESLLENPGKLRIIGRAGVGVDNIDIEAASKKGIIVINAPTGNTLAATELTMGHILAAARKIPLAHNSLKAGKWDRKSLGVELYNKVLGVVGLGRIGSNVAIRAKSFGVKVIAYDPYIKRSKADALGVMLYDKLEDLLKEADIITFHTPLTPTTKNMITAKEIAFMKDGVIIINCARGGIVNEDDLYNALKSGKIFSAGIDVFVKEPPENSKLLQLDNLFVTPHIGANTTEGQEAVSVIIAEQVVNALNDRPCLNAINIPFMKSQLPETMQLYFNLTEKMGKFAAQISEGRPEMIKIIMVGKNFEEDLCERRFDVPFSYQPFTIAGIKGFFEVNHKGSATYINAPYLAKDGNIDIEETKAAQFDKFNDLILFIIKTDKGETSIGGTVFPDKLGRIVLLDRFHLDMVPEGSFLHFRIFDKPGIVGKVGTILGNNNINIAGFGMSRQKSGEEVAFVSVDDSISSVVLDEISKIDGMIEAKVIHL